A single genomic interval of Spirosoma linguale DSM 74 harbors:
- a CDS encoding capsular exopolysaccharide family (KEGG: sun:SUN_1559 capsular polysaccharide biosynthesis protein~TIGRFAM: capsular exopolysaccharide family~PFAM: lipopolysaccharide biosynthesis protein), whose translation MSMNAKPNQSYVSYQVVDPGGSPIRSHLAPYLRYWPWFLLSLVLSLVGAYIFLLYKQPVYRIQASLMLQDEKKGSGQTNPLKELEVYSPKKVVENELEVLRSSTLMERVVTNLHLDTRYYRKTSFGKREIYNESPVWVLVEDGDEALYKKPLTLSFINNTSVQINDKTYPLNRRIGTPYGQLRILTRKPISPKTEPLIVQAMPTAAAVGMYLDNLKAEPTSKTSTVIRLTLEDAVPKKGEAVLNSLINEYNQASIIDKNKVADNTLKFVQNRLEIVSGELAAVEKNVENYKSTLGITDLSAQAQSIMQTTTQNDAQLNQVNIQLAALQDLDKFVTTQADKRGSTPATVGLGDPVLLNQIDKLSQLELQRDELRQTSGEQNPKLQSLDQQIKNTQNNIAQNIRTMKSMLNRSKEQYVATNARLEGVIRTVPQKERTLLDITRQQTIKNNLYTYLLQKREEMAVTFAAAIADSRTIDAAKSSLGPVKPVGVVIYALFALVGLLIPTAAVAGKGALNTKVLRRNDVEDVTQVPILGEIMSKRNRDVLIVAPNNRSVIAEQIRTIRTNLHIGKNESTDSQVLLFTSSISGEGKSFISLNLGASMALLKQPTVILEMDMRLPRLHQHFDIDNSVGISNYLNGEATLADILKPVPGYPNYFIVPSGPLPPDPSELLSGPNLKQLIGELRERFRYVIIDAPPIGIVTDAQAIAPYSDATLFVVRHGVTPKESLKILDMLHREHRFQNMSIILNAVGSGDGYHFNNRYKNSYSYR comes from the coding sequence ATGAGTATGAATGCAAAACCCAATCAATCGTATGTTTCCTATCAGGTAGTCGACCCTGGCGGCTCCCCGATCCGAAGCCATCTGGCGCCTTACCTCCGCTACTGGCCCTGGTTTCTTTTATCGCTGGTGCTCTCTCTGGTTGGTGCTTATATCTTCCTGCTCTACAAACAGCCGGTTTACCGCATTCAGGCGAGCCTTATGCTCCAGGATGAGAAAAAAGGGAGCGGCCAAACGAACCCGCTGAAAGAGCTGGAAGTGTACTCGCCCAAGAAAGTAGTTGAAAATGAACTGGAAGTACTGCGCTCCTCTACCCTGATGGAACGGGTTGTCACCAACCTCCACCTCGATACCCGCTACTACCGGAAAACGTCTTTTGGCAAGCGGGAAATCTACAACGAATCGCCGGTTTGGGTACTTGTTGAAGATGGCGATGAAGCTTTGTACAAAAAACCACTTACTCTATCGTTTATCAATAACACTTCCGTTCAGATAAATGACAAGACCTATCCACTCAACCGACGGATTGGAACCCCTTACGGCCAGCTGCGTATCCTGACCCGCAAGCCTATCAGCCCCAAAACCGAACCCCTGATTGTACAGGCTATGCCCACCGCAGCCGCCGTTGGCATGTACCTGGACAATCTGAAGGCCGAACCGACCAGCAAGACATCGACCGTTATTCGACTGACGCTCGAAGATGCCGTTCCTAAAAAAGGCGAAGCGGTGCTGAACAGCCTTATCAACGAATACAACCAGGCTTCGATCATTGACAAAAATAAGGTGGCCGACAACACGCTCAAATTTGTGCAGAACCGCCTGGAGATTGTGTCGGGAGAGTTGGCAGCGGTGGAGAAAAACGTCGAAAATTATAAATCGACGCTGGGCATTACCGACCTGAGCGCGCAGGCGCAGTCGATCATGCAAACGACCACCCAGAACGATGCACAGCTCAACCAGGTAAACATTCAGTTGGCAGCCTTGCAAGACCTGGATAAGTTTGTTACTACGCAGGCCGACAAACGGGGCAGCACGCCTGCTACGGTTGGCCTGGGTGACCCCGTCCTGCTCAACCAGATCGATAAACTGTCGCAGCTTGAATTGCAGCGGGATGAGTTACGGCAGACCAGTGGCGAACAGAACCCAAAGCTTCAATCGCTCGATCAGCAGATAAAAAATACGCAGAACAACATTGCGCAGAACATCCGCACGATGAAGTCGATGCTCAACCGGTCGAAAGAACAGTATGTAGCAACCAACGCCCGGCTGGAGGGCGTTATCCGGACGGTTCCCCAAAAGGAACGGACGCTGCTCGACATTACCCGTCAGCAGACCATCAAGAACAACCTGTACACTTACCTGCTTCAGAAACGCGAAGAAATGGCCGTTACGTTTGCCGCTGCCATTGCCGACAGCCGCACTATCGATGCCGCCAAAAGCAGTTTGGGGCCGGTTAAGCCGGTGGGAGTCGTCATCTATGCTTTATTCGCGCTGGTGGGGCTGCTGATTCCAACGGCTGCCGTAGCGGGTAAAGGGGCGCTGAACACCAAAGTACTACGCCGAAACGATGTAGAGGATGTGACGCAGGTACCCATTCTGGGCGAAATCATGAGCAAGCGTAACCGCGATGTGCTGATTGTAGCGCCCAACAACCGCTCGGTCATTGCCGAACAGATTCGCACCATTCGAACCAATCTCCACATCGGCAAAAACGAATCGACCGATAGTCAGGTTCTGCTCTTTACATCCAGCATCAGTGGCGAAGGCAAGTCGTTCATATCGCTGAATCTGGGTGCCAGCATGGCGTTGCTGAAACAGCCTACGGTCATTCTGGAAATGGACATGCGCCTGCCCCGCCTGCATCAGCATTTCGACATCGACAACTCGGTTGGCATCAGCAACTACCTCAACGGCGAAGCTACCCTGGCCGACATTCTGAAACCGGTGCCGGGTTACCCGAATTACTTTATTGTGCCCAGCGGCCCCCTGCCGCCCGATCCGTCCGAGCTGCTAAGCGGCCCGAACCTGAAGCAGCTGATTGGCGAACTGCGTGAGCGGTTCCGCTACGTCATCATCGACGCGCCACCCATTGGTATCGTTACAGATGCGCAGGCAATTGCCCCCTATTCCGACGCTACCCTGTTTGTTGTCCGCCATGGTGTAACGCCCAAGGAAAGCCTCAAGATTCTGGACATGCTCCATCGCGAACACCGTTTTCAGAACATGAGTATCATTCTCAATGCCGTAGGTAGTGGAGATGGTTACCATTTCAACAACCGGTACAAGAATAGTTACTCATACCGCTAA
- a CDS encoding sugar transferase (PFAM: sugar transferase~KEGG: bam:Bamb_5119 sugar transferase) has protein sequence MQASTDGKTFHVYLSYDGEARPYTTKRILQGLKKRGFDLFVASIVLVSVLIWLIPLLALLIKLTSPGPAIFVQSRTGRNGKVFPCLKFRTMAYERNAQFKQATRNDMRITRIGRFLRRTNLDEMPQFLNVLAGHMSIVGPRPHPIPLDAKHWHTMPGYKERYSVRPGITGLAQARGARGETSELYKMKVRVRYDHLYINRQSTRLDAKICWWTVKAAINGNKNAW, from the coding sequence ATGCAGGCTTCTACCGACGGAAAAACATTTCATGTGTATTTAAGCTACGATGGTGAGGCCAGGCCTTACACAACGAAGCGCATTCTTCAAGGGCTCAAAAAACGCGGATTCGATCTGTTCGTAGCGAGTATCGTCCTGGTATCAGTTCTTATTTGGCTCATACCTCTACTTGCTCTATTGATAAAGCTGACATCGCCCGGCCCGGCCATCTTTGTTCAGTCGCGGACCGGCCGCAACGGCAAAGTGTTCCCGTGCCTGAAATTTCGAACAATGGCTTATGAGCGAAATGCTCAGTTTAAGCAGGCCACTCGCAACGACATGCGCATCACGCGCATCGGCCGCTTTTTGCGGAGAACCAACCTCGACGAGATGCCCCAGTTCCTGAATGTGCTGGCCGGGCACATGAGCATTGTCGGCCCGCGCCCCCACCCCATCCCATTGGATGCCAAGCACTGGCATACGATGCCGGGTTACAAGGAACGCTACTCCGTCCGCCCCGGCATTACGGGGCTGGCCCAGGCGCGGGGGGCAAGGGGCGAAACCAGTGAGCTGTACAAAATGAAGGTACGTGTCCGCTACGACCATCTGTACATCAACCGGCAATCGACCCGGCTGGACGCTAAAATCTGCTGGTGGACCGTGAAAGCGGCCATCAATGGCAACAAAAACGCCTGGTAA
- a CDS encoding glycosyl transferase, WecB/TagA/CpsF family (TIGRFAM: glycosyl transferase, WecB/TagA/CpsF family~PFAM: glycosyl transferase WecB/TagA/CpsF~KEGG: rle:pRL90144 putative exopolysaccharide biosynthesis-related protein), whose product MTQVLQVKLYDAGLSSAVQDIIRQCDPVLPKQNKCISATGAHGLVTAFKEPEFKATLDSFYWNLPDGMPGVWVGKMKGAKQMTRCYGPDFFKFVMEDSADKSVKHFFCGGQEGVADELKKAVGRKFGNYQISGTYCPPFRELSDNEFQELAETINRSGANIVWIGLSTPKQERFARRLAQWVNVNFIVTVGAAFDFHTDRVAQAPSWMQRMSLEWLFRLMAEPKRLYKRYLEIVPLFILLNVKELISPVKQSTASANQQV is encoded by the coding sequence ATGACACAAGTACTACAAGTTAAGCTGTACGATGCCGGGCTTTCGTCCGCGGTACAGGATATTATTCGGCAGTGCGACCCGGTGCTGCCCAAACAAAACAAATGCATTAGTGCCACGGGCGCACATGGTCTGGTGACGGCCTTCAAAGAGCCCGAATTCAAGGCTACGCTGGATTCGTTTTACTGGAATCTGCCCGACGGGATGCCCGGCGTTTGGGTTGGCAAGATGAAAGGTGCCAAACAGATGACCCGTTGCTACGGTCCCGACTTCTTCAAATTCGTGATGGAGGACAGCGCCGACAAATCGGTGAAGCACTTCTTCTGCGGAGGTCAGGAAGGGGTTGCCGACGAACTCAAAAAGGCCGTAGGCCGCAAGTTTGGCAACTACCAGATCAGCGGTACCTACTGCCCGCCCTTCCGCGAACTATCGGACAACGAATTTCAGGAACTGGCCGAAACCATTAACCGCTCGGGGGCCAACATCGTCTGGATTGGGCTGAGTACGCCCAAACAGGAACGCTTTGCCCGGCGGCTGGCCCAATGGGTAAACGTCAACTTCATCGTGACGGTAGGAGCCGCTTTCGACTTCCACACCGACCGCGTAGCGCAGGCTCCGAGCTGGATGCAGCGAATGTCGCTGGAATGGCTATTCCGGCTCATGGCCGAACCCAAACGACTCTACAAGAGATACTTAGAGATTGTACCGCTCTTTATCCTGCTCAATGTAAAAGAACTTATCTCACCCGTTAAACAATCAACTGCTTCGGCAAATCAACAAGTATGA